Part of the Crossiella cryophila genome, CAGCTACGTGAGCTGGGAGTACTGCCGGGGCTACGCGGATGGCGTAACTCACACCGAGGGCGAGCGGTAATTCAGCTCACGGTGTGACCAGGTCCCGCGCCCCCGGGCTGGGGACACGGGACCTAGGTCATCGGGTTTTTCACTTCAAGGTGATTTTCAAGGCCGTTCGATGCGGCTGTGCGCCGCGGCGTTGTCGTTGCGCGCCTGCTGCCGGTTGGCCGGGGTCACGCACACGTCGTCACCGGGCCAGGCATCCCGCCAGACGAAGCCCTGCACGCAGGTGTGCGGGCCGTAGGGGCCGTTGTACCAGCGGGTGTTGGCCAGGTTGTTGTCCGTGGCGTTCTGCTGCCGGACCGCGTGGCTGACGCACACGTAGTCCTGCTGGTCGGCATCCCGCCAGACCCAGCCGCTCTTGCAGGCGTTGGGGCCGTAGGTGTTGCCCTGCACGGTGTTGGTGCTCACGGTGACTGTGGCGGTGTTGCCGCTGACGCCGTTGATCCGCACGGACACGCCGTTGGCGTCCAGTGACTGCACCGGGTGCCGGTCGCCGCCGCGGGTGCGCAGCAGGTACGGGGTGCCGTTGCGCACCTCGTTGAGCATCACGATGTCGGCCGGGATGCCCGCGCTCCAGCCGGTCTTCTTGCGGAACTCCACCGTGTAGTAGCGGTAGGGATCGTTGGCGTCGAAGGGGATGCGCAGCAGCTGGGTGCCCGCGGTGCCGGGGGTCTCCAACGCGGACAGGGTGATGGTGCGGGTGCGCACGCCGTCCGCGCCCAGGGTGAACACCCGGTCCCGGCTCAGCCAGCCGAGCTTGTCCCGGAAGTAGCCGTTGAGCCCGACCGCGCTGGTGCCGAAGCGCGCGGTCTGGAAGGTGTGGATGTTCATCGCGGACTGGATGTCCCACGGGTTGTCGTACTCGCCGATCTGCGCCCACTCGACGTTGCGGTAGGTCGGGTCGTCGGAGAAGGAGTGGCCGAGGCCGTAGCCGTGCAGCATCTCGTGCGCGGCGAAGCCGACGTTCCAGGCGCCTGGGTCGAGCAGCACCCGGTCACCGGCCGCGCCGGAGTCCACCCAGTCGTTGAGGATGGCGATGATCCGGTGCCCGGCCGGCACGGTGTAACCGTTGCTGGCGGCGGTGTTCACGCAGTCCTGGATCTTGTCCCAGCGGTTCTTCGGGCGCTGCTGCTCCAGGGTGAACGGCATCGTGTACCAGCCGCGCACCGTCGAACCGTGCAGGGTCACCCGGCCGCGGGACTGGTCGGCGAAGTAGTCGGCGAGGCCGCCCTGCCCCGCGCCGTCCTGGGTCAGGAAATCGCGGAAGAACTGCGGGTTCTGCGGCTCCTGGGCCTTGTCCTTGAACTTGCACAGCAGCACCGACCAGCCGGTCTGCCCACGCACCGGCACCGCCTGCGCCGGATTGGCCAGCACCAGGCCGATGCCGCCCACCAGCAGGGCCAGCGCCATCGCCGCCCATGTCCGCCGTTGTCTCACGTCACTCCTCCAAAGAAGTTGGCGGAGCGGAAACTAGTCGGCGAAAACGGACTAATCGGGCAGCTGCCCGCGCTGCCGCACCTTGGGGCGGCAGCCCTGCCCTATCGCCCGGTCAGCACGCCGATCGCGATGCCCAGCAGGGCGGTGTTGTACAGAAAGGACATCGTGCTGTGCACCAGCACGGCGTAGCGCAGCTCGCGGCGGCGCACGGTGACGTCGGAGACGGCGAAGGAGGTGCCGATGGTGAAGGCGAAGTAGGCGAAGTAGGCCAGGTTCGGCTCGTCCTCGTCCGGGAAACCCAGTCCCTGCCCGCCCGCCAGCTCGTAGTGCAGGTGTGCGTACCGCTCAGCGAAGCCGAGGTGCAGCATCAGCCAGGCGAAGATGATGGTCGGCGCGCCGATCAGCTTGATCAGGAAGGTCAGCTCGCCGTCCATGCCGAACCGGTCGTAGAGCACGATCATCAGTCCGGAGAGCACGCCGACCAGGCTGGCCAGCACGGTGGCCACGAAGCCCAGTTTCCGCCCGGCGACCGTGCGCAGCCAGGCCGGTGAGCCGTCCTCCCGCTCGGCCATGCCCAGCCGCGCGTCGCGCACCCGGCGCCAGCGCAGCAGCACGTAACCGAAGGCCACCAGGTTCCACACCGCCAGCAACAGCACACTGGACACGCTGACCAGCTCGCCAAGCACCGCGGCCAGGCCGAGCAGGATCAGTACCAGCTCGCCGAGGCGGTAGACCAGCCGGCGCGGGCTAACCACGGACCGCCCGCCGGGCCGGGGCGAACACCAGCGCGCAGCCGACCGCGAGCGCCACCGTGGTCAGCACGCTGGCCTCCAGGCCGAAGGCCGCGCCGTTGAGGATGCTGGGCTCGCCATTGCGCAGGCTCAGCAGCGCGGTCTGCACCGAGGTGCCCGAGACCGAGGCGCCGAAGACGTTGCCCTGCACCCAGTTCCACATCAGGTGGAAGCCGCAGACCCCCCACAGCCCGCCCTCCGCGATCGCCCACCCCGCGGTGAACAGCCCGAACAGCACCAGGTTCAGCACCGCGAGCACCTGCAGCCCGCCCACGTTCCCGGTGTGCAGCGCGGCGAACAA contains:
- a CDS encoding DUF1345 domain-containing protein codes for the protein MVSPRRLVYRLGELVLILLGLAAVLGELVSVSSVLLLAVWNLVAFGYVLLRWRRVRDARLGMAEREDGSPAWLRTVAGRKLGFVATVLASLVGVLSGLMIVLYDRFGMDGELTFLIKLIGAPTIIFAWLMLHLGFAERYAHLHYELAGGQGLGFPDEDEPNLAYFAYFAFTIGTSFAVSDVTVRRRELRYAVLVHSTMSFLYNTALLGIAIGVLTGR
- a CDS encoding metallopeptidase domain-containing protein, with translation MRQRRTWAAMALALLVGGIGLVLANPAQAVPVRGQTGWSVLLCKFKDKAQEPQNPQFFRDFLTQDGAGQGGLADYFADQSRGRVTLHGSTVRGWYTMPFTLEQQRPKNRWDKIQDCVNTAASNGYTVPAGHRIIAILNDWVDSGAAGDRVLLDPGAWNVGFAAHEMLHGYGLGHSFSDDPTYRNVEWAQIGEYDNPWDIQSAMNIHTFQTARFGTSAVGLNGYFRDKLGWLSRDRVFTLGADGVRTRTITLSALETPGTAGTQLLRIPFDANDPYRYYTVEFRKKTGWSAGIPADIVMLNEVRNGTPYLLRTRGGDRHPVQSLDANGVSVRINGVSGNTATVTVSTNTVQGNTYGPNACKSGWVWRDADQQDYVCVSHAVRQQNATDNNLANTRWYNGPYGPHTCVQGFVWRDAWPGDDVCVTPANRQQARNDNAAAHSRIERP